The genomic segment TTCAAAACACTTAGAATAATTTACAAGATTTCGATGAAGTAatcacttttttcttaataactttactctaaaattaaaaatggccGAGATATTTGACCCGCAAGTTGTCAAAAATCTAGGACTTGGTAAAATTTACGATGGATGTTGTGTCATTATAACATCTATTTTTTAAGTAATCGTAGACAATATGCTAAAATAAGCGTGTTTTGTAGGAATAACTTTTctccaaaatcaaaaatggccgagatatTTGACACGAAAGTTAGGATATTTGACCCGAAAGTTGCTGTGTGATTACGTTTATTgggttgttgaaaaaaaaaacctcgaagactaaggcgggagcTTTGCCcctttagggtcggttgcaccaaactgttcgtattgttaaagagttcgctaaatttttatgtatggaaagtttcataataaagcgccagggcgcgccggctgacgttgatcagtctgtcaaatgtggttggtgcaactggcacttaGTCTTATAACCTAACCATATTCAAGTCGGCTCTGCCCAGGAAGGTCttgctcgctcgcttcgctcgctcgctgccactggcttcaaatattaaaatatacattataaaaagtccaacaactcggccatttttgattttttggtatgtatctttttcttataattttgtaacttgcctaatgtatgaaaagcgaactgtagcttcaacgaaacgttattcgtccaagagttgttcgaccaagtgaaagatttgataagtctcccaaaagtttagaggcgttataataatctgctttacaataattttaccaattgaaacgttgtcatacaaaaatttgctaatcgttagttgtcaaagtgaaacgtcggcgaaatgttggttggcaaatgaaattccgcCAAAAATAGTTCTGCGAAAATACAGAACACCTGTCCAAGGTATAAGCAGCACTAGCAGTAGTCTTCGTTCGTTCGTTAACAGTTGACGGTGAATACTTATGATTACTCAGTTACTTTAattcagtttcatttaattaataattgatgtatatttgacaactgtaacataaataatacaaaaaatccatgttgtaatccaaaaaccaacttggaatagctaattaacaacactcaaggtcacgccgatttcacgccgatcatttatcggcggcggcggcgtggtcaaaaagcccggcggcggcggcgcgccggcgcggcgcacacgtctataCTGATACTCGTATGTACGAATGACTCGATTGATATTATAAACAAAATAGAACGAAGCGTAAGACACATTGTGTTCGTAAATTTGACCGCTGCAGTATATGGCGCTGTACGGTGCTAtaccaggggggtgtcactacgcagtttaggtacatttggccggcggcctcccgggcagggcaggcgtatggcagtgggctgccgctcgaccgcacgatagtcgtgtcacgtggcgctcgcgcaaagaaatttcacggttcgtgcgcggttataattttcaattttgttgcaggcggcgagtataggtataatattatacctaaatctgacttttgtgaggGAGTGAATTTTCTTTACGGTAGtattattagttattctgtggctaTACGTTTGGTGATAACCCGCTCGGCTCGTCTATTTACCTTTCCAGATTTTAGTAAAACATCAAGACTTTTTACGCATATTTTGTCATATTACCTTCCCATTGGGCGCGGACTTGGTGGCAGGGTACATGAAGATGCCGCCATACTTGATGGTGCGGTGCACGTCAGCCACCATGGAGCCGACGTAGCGCGCTCCGTACGCCTTCCCGCTGCTGGGACTCTTCTTCTCTTCTACGTACTTCTTTAGGCCTGGCTCCCATTCCGCGGCGTAACCTGGGAAGGATTGATAATTGTTAGAGCCCGTGGTCCTTTGGTAGTGACATAATTAGCAGGTAGCAGGTAAACTAGGCGCTGGAACGGCCACGTTTTGCGAACCGACATGTTACGTGTCTGGACGTTGCGAGGACATGAAGCCTTGGGCCCCTCTGCCAGTACCAAGTGATTTCACCAACATGGTAGCAGAGTCGTATAGTGCGTCAGACGGCCTATCACTGCTAAGGGAAGTACAGAGTACAGAATACCAAAAACTAACCTTCGTTTATAGAATAAATGCTCCCTTTCTCCGGAATCTTCATACTAGGATCAGTCAGGATAAACTCCCCGATGCTAGGATCGTACATGAAGCCATGGGCGCCTCTGCCGGTACCAAGTGATAGCACCAACATGGTAGCAGAGTCGTATAGTGCGTCAGACGGCCTATCACTGCTAAGGGAAGTACAGAGTACAGAATACCAAAAACTAACCTTCGTTTATAGAATAAATGCTCCCTTTCTCCGGAATCTTCATACTAGGATCAGTCAGGATAAACTCCCCGATGCTAGGATCGTACATGAAGCCATGGGCGCCTCTGCCGGTACCAAGTGATAGCACCATCATGGTAGCAGAGCCGTATAGTGCGTCAGACGGTCTATCACTGCTAACTAAGGGAAGTACAGAGTACAGAATACCAAAAACTAACCTTCATTGATAGAATAAATGCTCCCCTTATCAGGAATCTTCATTGAAGGATCAGTCAGGATAAACTCCCCAATGCTAGGATCGTACATGAAGCCGTGGGCGCCTCTGCCGGTACCAAGTGATAGCACCATCATGGTAGCAGAGCCGTATAGCGCATATCCGGCCGCCACGAGCTCTCGGCCGGGGCGGAGCGCGTCCGCCACTGATGGTTCACCGCCTGAATGCTTCCTGGAACATTGAAGTACCAAAATGAGACCCTACAAGGATTATACAGTATACTTAATGGTACCTACTATTACCGAAGGCTCCGATTTGGCCTAGTCGTGGAATTGATGCTGATTGTCATAAGACAGCGGGTAGGGATTGAAAGATATCTGAATAGCGAGCACAGTAGCGTGTTGGCGTGAGTCCATCCAGCAATGGTCAGTCCATTGCTGGATGTCACGCACAGGCAAGTTGAAGCCGTTGAAGCGGACATAAATGTGTGCCTTTGGGTTAACGATCAATACCACCCCAAAGTAAAGCCACCATGACGAAATATTCTGACTGAACCGACCGATTGAGAGCTAATAATGGCAGTACCTAGTATCGAACACTAGTGCAATGGCTTTATGATAAACCGTGCGGCAACCAATCTGAAGGTCGTTTGTTAAGCCCCGGCTCCAGCTCGTACCTATGAATTTCTAGGAACTTATTTACAAAAGAAGAATTTGAATTTACTGACTTACTTGTATATAGCGAAAATAGAACCGACGGACACCAGACAATCGATGTTGGAAGACCCGTCCAGCGGGTCGAAGCAGACAATGTATTTGCCGCGACGCTCGGTCTCCACCTGCGAGTTATTTTATGGTTAACGTGTAAATAAAGATATTATTGGATTCAGACAGGCCAGGTATCTGGCCTTCTTCGCAGTGAGGGATCATAACAGTATGACTAAATGACAGGACATAACGACATCTAGACATTTTGGCAGTGGCAGTAGGATaataattcttcttcttcctcgattcctcatgactgagggtcacGACCACATGAGGTCGTTATTTTGTGCACCAAGGCTCTCCATTCTTCACGATTTCCCGCCTTCCTATTAATAGACAAATGATTAGCCGTCGGGGCCTGCTACAAatcgacagactatacctgGATGACGGTGTCATTCTCCTCAGACACCAGCAGGCACGTGGTGAAGGAGGACTTCAGCATGTTGATGAACAGGTCATTGGACAACACGTCCAACTTCTTCACCTGCTCGCCCTGCACGTTCGTGTCTCCGGAGATGCCATGCCTGGGAACAGCCAtcataaatagtttttttaaaccCCAGTTTTTTTTATGCAggatgcatgatgacagatgggccaaaatagccactagctggcatcTCCAGGGTAGTTGAGTTGTGGCAAAGGCGGAacagatggcgggacgacttggatgcGTTCCAGCGGTATTGacgggatcttgctcagcacagggaggatcGGAATGGGAGatgggaggcctttgcccagcagtgagacACACATAGGCATAcggttaattaaaaaataagtgttccgtgaaccaagttttgtacggaacactaaaaactatAAGTAGCGGCCCTGTGAGCTGTCGTATACTTTGCGATAAGCTTAGAAAATGTAAAAGTGGAAAATATTCAGTTCATAATGTTATTAGAGCAAAAACAACCACTGTACGTGCGGGTTTACTTATTGCGGGAAATTACAAAATcatacactgttaaaaattatgtaattttacatgcaaaaaaattacataatcctgtaaaattcccgaaaaatctgggaaatttacggaaaaatatgacattttacgtaattctcgtaaatttttacgagaatttttttgcatgtaaaattacataatttttaacagtgtatcCCTTAGTATTAAAGACATTAAAGCAGGTAGATACCTACAGAGCAGTTTTCTTAAACACcgttatataggtaggtatatatactaCTATCTTCCAAGTTATCAGTTCATTCCACttgtttgtacctacctacttcattAGGGTAATTAATATTTAACTATTGAAAATGATAACAAAGCGGCCGCTAGCGTGTGGTCTGTCAACAATACGAAAATAAGtattgaaatataaatataaatgtctTGGACAAAAATATATAGGAAATTTTGACATTATTTGTATCAGCCAGTGACATTGCCTCCTTCTATAAGTTTGCTTAGTCACGATTTGTCATCAGAACAAGTCGAATTTGCTCTAAAATAATTCTGGTAAGTACTTAGGTAAATATTGGTACAATAACTTGTAAGATACTAACAATTTAGCGATACCGGCTTTCCTGACGGCCGACTGAATGGCCTTGACCGCCGTCTGTATAGAGTTGAGCAGCTGCGTAAGATCCCCGGTAGCCGCCGGCGCTGTCCTCTGCTGCGCAAGCACCCATCGCGTAAGCGTCATCGCGTTCACGTCGAACGCGGGCCCATGCTGCGACATCGCGAGttttaaaaaaagtaagaaaaaaaacagCAATGGCGTCGTTCCCGCTCAGCTGACGCCGCGGCACTGGCGCGGTGCGGGTGAAGGTTGCCGTGCCGGTTGCTATCAGTGAAACAGTTATTCTTatgtaatatgtaggtacctagttataaTATCTCTCCCTAGCGTTAAGACCGCCgttgtctgcctctacattttaattgtttcttttcttttgtatctttttactgaggtgtgccaataaagagtattctatctaatATTTATGCCCACATGCGTGTGAAATACTTGTACATactacataattatgtttagCATTTTTATGTCAAATATATGGCAATTGCGTCAGTTTGCCGCTCAgagcctgtttccgtccacttggcggagttgctacaaagaattacgtataatttgaatatataaaCCTACCTTACGGCACAATTTTagacttattgcaatccttaatttCAATATACGCAAATAAACGCCGATGATGTAACTTCCCCATGCTTCTGAAATCAAAACATGTTATTCTCGAATTTGGCAGTTGGCAGTTAGATAAGATAGCCGTTCATTTGATTCACAAGTTTCATAACATAGctaacctatagttcgtttttctagcattagaaagaaggtaggtattaaacaatcttgacgtgtctttttattgctaccttctttctaatgctaaaaaaaacgaactatacctaTTTGGAAAAATGCTGGTGTCGTGTGGTACTCCACCGACAATAGGATAACTCTTAAATTGAATATACCTAATTTGTGCAAACTTTACGCAACTACACGCAAGGAGAGCTTTAGATAGTTTAGATAAGTACCGCACGTCGCACGTAACACATTTGTGATGTCACGAACAAAGTCGAATACTGCTTCAGTGGCTGTATGATCTACAACACCGTATAAAAACCGGAATAACAAGAGGCTTGGCTTAATTTGCAATGCTCCTTATATTTTTAAGTAGCTTTACTTATAACAATATGTAGTTCATGTTTTGCAGGTAGGTACACTAAATAACTTCATAAACAAAATTCTCATATTTTGATATTATACTGAAAATAAAGCTtaagtaccatcacgctccgcgattgttatgCTATtaagggtcctagctaaatttattgttcaatacttgcgctatggaatgtccaatttagctagaaccctaaatggctcaacaatcacggagcgtgactgtacaTTGGAGCCTTTGTGTGGAGCCTTGTGAAAGAGCTCTCGTGTACTGTGAGGTTTAATACCTActctttaatttaatattaattgatAATTGTACTCCACCAATTAACTAAACCATGAATACCTACTAAACACACTTTAAAAACATTCGGGCCCATAACCTACGCATTGTGCTTTTATTTATAGAAGGACTGACTTATTTCTAACCAAAGTTTGTATAATAGATGGCACTATACGGCCCCACGTACATTATGCAGTAGGTaactctgagggcctaccgctaaAATCATATGACTAAAGACCAATGTGCAATTTAATATACCAGTTATGGTGAAGGGACTATTTTATAATCAAACGGTACTTttgacatttttagggttccgtaactcaaaaggaaaaaacggaacccttaaaggatcactcgtgcgtctgtctgtctgtccatctgtcacagcctagcccattttctcggaaactactggaccaattattaagttgaaatttggtacacatatgtaaattagtgacccaaagaccgATATTTatcgtaaacaaatgaattttaaacataggggccacttttggggggtaaatgagaaagttaaaatataaagttttacaaactatatcgtgttacatatcaaatgaaagagctcattttgagaatttcaaatatatttcttttataattttaaaataaataggttagaAGTCATTTAAGACAATATCCAAAAAATGGCCAtttaaagtttaaagggccatactgccctcctaagccgtcATTCCACTTATATCTCAAAAACTCTATCTCGcgcgctatctcaaaaacaaatgattttgaaaatggaattctcagtaatagacactaaagtataagttagcaatgaattttcttttgagatagcgctctttggcttagcaggcggcttagcacggtcgcgtttttatcccttgtcaccatgcctgtcacgttctaacaagtatgtaagtgcgaaagggacgcgcatagtgatagtcgataaaaatggaaccgtgctgagcccgcagggcagcatatgtactgtaaaacgttgtacgatacacgtgcgaataggtaattcgcaactcgtgtcgatttaaaacactcccttcggtcgtgttttaatttatcgccactcgtttcgaatttcctcttttccgcatttgtatcgtaaataactattttaaccTCCCAACATTAATATGCTACAGatgtataattgttttccatcgtattttctcggacgCGTTTGAACTGTACTGAGTAGGTACTTTCTGTACCTAAACTAAGACGACTGACTAAgacgtaagtttccgtgaaaatacgatggaaaataattatgcagtaCATCTGTACGTGTCAAAACCAggcgaaaataaaaacacatttgGTTTTAAACTCAGTTTAATCTTACAGtcttaacaaacataacaatAACATAAATAACAACTCTGGCTTTGCTATCAACAATCAGTGGAGGAAACGTTCAGCCAAGTCAGCTTTCTTGTAGTCGTTCTTGCCTCGGAGCACCCAGCCTTGTCCCAAGCTCTTGTGCACGCTGGCCACGGGCTCGTCGTGGGCCGACATGAGCTGGATGAGGTACATGCGGCGCGGGCGGTCGGACACGTTACGGTAGCTGCCGTGTACGGTCAGGTATGTGAAGATGACCACGTCACCGCGCTCGGCGATCACGGGCGTTGCCTTCTCTATGGGGTATTTTTTCTGTGGAGACGGATTATAAAATCTAAACTTTGTATGAAATTAAAAAGTCGTATAAAATGttcgtagagttagaccaagaaaatttgcagcgattttggtagcccacgcagtgcaagtgttaattatacgtcatcatttcatagaattatgacgtttaaaatgacacactgcatgggctatcaaatacactgcagacttttctcggtctgactctagatCTTCTTTAGGCCACGCcgacgtttttaaagttaaaatatttttaataagtaaataaagaaAGTAAATGTTTTCCAGCCAATCATTGTCTATGggaatatcgttttaaaaagtATCTGTTTTACCTCTTTATTTCATATTTGTCTATTGCTAAACTTAGTGACCTATGTGTGTTAGAATTTGGGCTACAGATGGAAGTCGGGGACGAGGGTTTGATCAGAATGGCCGAACTAAGAGCTCCTTCCCACTAACGTCCAGTTTTCTGCGGGATACTGGCcgcatactacagaaaactggatcctgcAGAAAACGCAGATAACAGTAGGTACCCATTCAATTCAGTTATGTACATGTACAATGTACGTCCGTATGTTACGTAGATATGTAGTTTTGAAATTTACGTCCGACGTTCCGATGAGACTTAGGACCAATCACTGGCCAATCACCAATCAATCAATAAGTCAATCAGTGGTCAGTTTACGAAAGAAAACTTACATTGTCTACGTAATGGTTgcggtctcctttctcaaggaTGCCTACGTCTTCTAGAGGTCCGAGCTTGTGCGAGCCAGGGTAGATGCAGAGACCTCCGTTCTCGGGATCAGCTTTGTCGATGTGGATGAAGGCGGCTACCATGGAGTGCTTCTTGAATGGGAAGTAGTGATAGTCCTGTGGGAAGAGAGTGAATATTGAAACGTTGCGACTTGGCCTTAAGGGAACtttattttatgaattttaatcgcgttaaggggcccactgattaccagtttgcaggacgatatcagcctgtcagttgttcggagctgtcaaattttgcgtttaactgacaggctgatatcgtcctgTAGACCCCTTTAGACCGTTAATGACATTAAATACAATGTgtaactgaacgaaaagcaattactcaaacccgttaatgtttaggtcatactaagcaacttttactatgggaccaaccccgaaatcgcgaaaaaaaaaattgactctcccattggaaatttcaacatcagaccagcaagatgtatgaaacatccaattttttttccgcgttttcggggttggtcccatagtaaaagttgctcagtatgacctaaacattaacgggtttgagtaattgcttttcgttcagttacatactgtatgtgtacaaaacgcgaaagtttaaacgGGAAAATATTGAACCGATGTTCATGCGGTTTTCGCCTAGTGAATCTTGAAAaagatttaggtgtataatttgtaaaggttttttgtaacccgtgcgaagccggtgTAGTGTGGTCCATATATGACACCCACACTCTCACATGtaccctatatatatatatatatatatatatatatataggtatacccTAGCATAAGTGTCATATATCAGAATAAACCTATACTCCTGAGATAGTGTTTGTCTTTGCGTCCCACCTCACATGGCGATCCTGCCAGGATGCAAACCTGGAATCTTCTGATATGGTGATATGATATGTTCTGTTATGATATGGTGCACACTACACCGGGGCGGGTTGCTAGAATAAGAGACAAGAAAAAAGTGGACCTGGTGCATAAGGTAAGGCGCTCCAACTCTGGGTGGCTTGTAGTGAGCCTTGGTGTGGTGGAGCAGAATGTCTTCGGTGCCCATGACGCTTTCTAAAGCGTCCAGAAGGTTTTCGTTGTGGAGCGCGTTGGCGAAGATCGAGCTGTGGTACTGCAGGTTGTGGATGGAGTGGACCTGGAAGGGAGAAATTTGTTATTAGTTTGTATGTTTTTCTTTCGGTTCTGAATTTGGATGTGTACTCCATCGTAATTTTCATGGATGCTAGGGTATCTCCTCGCTGGTTAGATTGTATGGCCTTTGGCTCTCCCGCTTACTTTCCGCAGTTCAGGCTTTAATGGCTCGAGGACCATAATTTAGCTACTAATCCCAGGATGACTTTGGTATAGTCTAGTCCACTTTTAATCGCCACCCAGCTTGAATCTACATCGAAACAAAATATTAAGGGGATTAGGCGAAAGATAAATCTTTCTGCACTTCGTCTTGCCAGCGGTACCTAGAGCGTCCAGACGGTCTTCGACCCTTTGGTACTCCAGAGTACGCTCTCCAGACTGCACGAACTCGGCGCCGTCGGACAgaacagaaacggctttggaccgAGAAGCATGGCGGtttttggtgtcggaggccaagatccacttacACACAGCAGCAGTAGAAGTAGTAATTCTATTTGTATTGTATCTCACTTTACTTACGGAATAATTATCGCCGCTAGTTGCCTTTGCCATAGCAGCTCCGAGCGGCGCCGCCTCCATGCCAGGGTTGTTCTTCAAGAAGAACAGCCGGTCATACTCCTTGGACAGGGTTTCCAGCTCCTGCTCCGCGAAGATCCCGGACAGCTTGATGTAGCCATTGTCTTTCCAGAACTGGATTTGTTCGGGAGTAAGCTTCACCATTTTGCTGCAATTTAGTGTAAGTTTAGAAAATATAATAGTCTGTGATGATACCTATATTTACCTACCATCattacaaa from the Cydia splendana chromosome 17, ilCydSple1.2, whole genome shotgun sequence genome contains:
- the LOC134798888 gene encoding fructose-1,6-bisphosphatase 1, whose protein sequence is MSQHGPAFDVNAMTLTRWVLAQQRTAPAATGDLTQLLNSIQTAVKAIQSAVRKAGIAKLHGISGDTNVQGEQVKKLDVLSNDLFINMLKSSFTTCLLVSEENDTVIQVETERRGKYIVCFDPLDGSSNIDCLVSVGSIFAIYKKHSGGEPSVADALRPGRELVAAGYALYGSATMMVLSLGTGRGAHGFMYDPSIGEFILTDPSMKIPDKGSIYSINEGYAAEWEPGLKKYVEEKKSPSSGKAYGARYVGSMVADVHRTIKYGGIFMYPATKSAPNGKLRLLYECIPMSFIVTEAGGVASNGKIPILDIEPADIHQRAPCYLGSKKDVEELLKHLK
- the LOC134798586 gene encoding phytanoyl-CoA dioxygenase, peroxisomal-like → MVKLTPEQIQFWKDNGYIKLSGIFAEQELETLSKEYDRLFFLKNNPGMEAAPLGAAMAKATSGDNYSVHSIHNLQYHSSIFANALHNENLLDALESVMGTEDILLHHTKAHYKPPRVGAPYLMHQDYHYFPFKKHSMVAAFIHIDKADPENGGLCIYPGSHKLGPLEDVGILEKGDRNHYVDNKKYPIEKATPVIAERGDVVIFTYLTVHGSYRNVSDRPRRMYLIQLMSAHDEPVASVHKSLGQGWVLRGKNDYKKADLAERFLH